The Acholeplasma laidlawii PG-8A DNA window ATACCTAATAGTGGTGCAGTTTTTACATCATTAACTACTTGAGAGGCTACGAATACCCAAATTAATACTTCGATAAATGAAACTAATGCGCCCTGAAGTTTAAATCCACGGTTTACAATAATAATTCTTACAGTTGAAAGTGTAACTTCAACCACTTTTGCAACAAAGACAAACAACACTGTATACCATGGTGCTGCTAATAAAAAATCTAAAATAAAATCTATCATGTCTACTCAACTCCTATATAAACTATTATAACAATTAGAAGTTGATTTTTGTTAACCCTTTAAACATAAAGTTGTTTCTTACGTAATCCTTACACTTGTCTTAGCTTCCAGCACTTTCATATCGCTTTAAACCTCTAGACCAAACGAATAATGAAACCATGAGCATACTTACACTAGCAATCATAACATATAGTGTTGTAAGCCATAAGTTACCACCTTTTAAAAGAGCCTCTATGGGTAAAAATATCACTACAGAAAACGGTAAGATATAGGTTAAAACAAAACGGATTGCACGAGTAAAGATATCAATCGGATATTTTGCAAAATTAGAAAAGTCATAAATCATTGTCATTACTTCAATACTTCTTTTTGTCCAAAAGGATAATGAACCAAAAATCAACTTAATAGCAAAGAAGAATAACATTGCAAAAAATGCAACTATTACTAACGCTAAAACATTCATCAGTGTCCATTCTACTGTAACTAGTGGTGTAAAAAGCGCTAAGAAGACAATACCAAGTATCAGTTCTCCAATACCTTCTAACTGAATCATTTCAACAACAAGTTGAAATAATGGGTTAATAGGCTTTACTAAGTACTTATCTAAAATACCTCTTGTAATACCACCATTAGCGAGTTGCCACACTTGATCAGATAAAATATGATCAAGTGATTTAGGTATTAAATAAAACCCATATAAAAAGCCCATCATATTGATATCCCATCCATTTAAAGACGGAATTGCAGATATGGTTAAATACATGGTCGAAAAAATGAGTGCATTTTCTAATAAGAAACCTAATATGCCTATAAAAGCATCAAACCTATATGCTAGTCTTGCTTTGATACTTCTAGATACATAATAAGGATATAATCTTAAATATTTTCTCATATCAACCACCAACACTTACTACATGTTTTTTAAGTCTATTAAATGAAAAGTTACATAATACACTTAATATTACTACCCACATCAGTTGTATAAGTAGCGTCATTAGAATATCCATATACTCTAATCTACCCAATAAAATCATAATCGGTTTTTCAACCATACTTTGAAATGGTAAGAATCTTAAAACTGCATTTAACCAATCTGGGAAAAATGAAGAAGGTAGTAAACTACCAGAGAAAAAGGATAGGATAATATTTTTAATAATCATTAATCCAAATAAAGCATTGGTGAAAATGGATATTTCACCAATTAAGAAATTCATAGAATCCACAATAACAAATGATAGGACCACACTTACTAAAAATAAAAGTAAGTGCGCTAGCTCTGGAAAGCCTATACCTAAACTTAAATTTAAAATGACAATAGATACGATAAATAGTGGAATAAACATTAAGATTGCAGTGGATAAGAAGTTACCAAAACTAGATGCTAATAATCGGTAGCGGTAGTTTATTGGGCGTATTAAACTAATTGCAATATTACCTTCATAAATATCAAAACCGATATTCCAAAATGAAGACGATGAGAAGATAAGGGTAGTTGATACACGTGCAAATATTAAGTAAGCAATCATATCTTTAAACGTCATACCATTAATCGTTTCAGTTGGTGAGTTTTGGTAAATGGCTTGCCATAGATAAAAGAGGATAATTATAGATACTAAGTCGCCTAATAACCATCCAAGTGCACTAAACTTATATGCAAATCCATCCAGTATTCCCGCTTTTGAAAAAGCGAGATACTTTTTATATTTGTTTATTTTCATAGATCTTTTTCACGATACTTTCTAATGAATTTTCTTCTATCTTAATATCTTCAATTGTGTATGTATCTATGATTGTTTTTAATACGTCATTCACACTCATTTTTTCTAAATCAAAAGATAGATGGATATAACCTTCTATTTCTTCTATCAAACAATCTTTTGGTAACATCTCTTTTAACTCAAGGAGTATATTTCTTTCCTTAGTTAAAAAACTAATATGTCTCATATCACCAAATTTAGCTTTGATTTTCTTAATTGGCCCATCATATAAGATACTACCTTCATCTAGAATAATTACGCGTTTACATAAGTCTGTAATATCTTCCATATTATGTGTTGTTAAAACAATGGTTGTATGATATTTTTTATTAATTTCTTTAATCGCCTCAATCATACGATCTTTAACTAGCACATCTAACCCTATGGTTGGCTCATCAAGGAATAAGATTTGTGGGTTATGAATTAAGCTTGCTGCTAAATCTGCACGCATGCGTTGACCTAAGGATAGTGTTCTAACTGGTTGGTTTAAGAAAGGATCTAGTTCTAATACTGTACTTAAAAATTTAAAGCGTTCTTCATATGCATCTTTGGGTACATCATAAATCTCTTTTAAGATGACTAAAGACTCAATAAGTGGTAAATCCCACCAGAGTTGTGTTCTTTGACCAAAAACAACACCTATTTTATTTAATACGTGTTTTCTTTCTTTAGGATTGTATGGTTTATAACCATCAATCGTAATCACGCCATCTGTTGGTGTTAAGATACCGCACATCATCTTGATCGTTGTAGACTTACCAGCACCATTGGCACCAATATAACCTACAATTTCACCCGGTTCTAAACTAAATGATATATCTTTAACCGCTGCTACTGTTGTATATTTAAAACTAAACAGTGTTTTAAACATACCAAAAATACCAGGTTCTCTCACTGGTTTTTTAAATACTTTTTTTACGCCTTTAACTTCAATGATTGGCATATCCATGTACCTCTTGTTCGTGTGTACTTTAATTATAAAATAATTGATAATATTTTACTTGTATTACTTTATGAAACCGCTTTTATATTTTAATAAAGAAAAGGTATACTTCAGTTTTTGAAGTATACCTTAAGTGTTTTACTTATTTATTTTGGATCAAACTGTGAATTGTAAAGTTCAGCATAGAAGCCATCTTGACCTAGAAGTGTCT harbors:
- a CDS encoding ABC transporter permease gives rise to the protein MRKYLRLYPYYVSRSIKARLAYRFDAFIGILGFLLENALIFSTMYLTISAIPSLNGWDINMMGFLYGFYLIPKSLDHILSDQVWQLANGGITRGILDKYLVKPINPLFQLVVEMIQLEGIGELILGIVFLALFTPLVTVEWTLMNVLALVIVAFFAMLFFFAIKLIFGSLSFWTKRSIEVMTMIYDFSNFAKYPIDIFTRAIRFVLTYILPFSVVIFLPIEALLKGGNLWLTTLYVMIASVSMLMVSLFVWSRGLKRYESAGS
- a CDS encoding ABC transporter ATP-binding protein, giving the protein MIEVKGVKKVFKKPVREPGIFGMFKTLFSFKYTTVAAVKDISFSLEPGEIVGYIGANGAGKSTTIKMMCGILTPTDGVITIDGYKPYNPKERKHVLNKIGVVFGQRTQLWWDLPLIESLVILKEIYDVPKDAYEERFKFLSTVLELDPFLNQPVRTLSLGQRMRADLAASLIHNPQILFLDEPTIGLDVLVKDRMIEAIKEINKKYHTTIVLTTHNMEDITDLCKRVIILDEGSILYDGPIKKIKAKFGDMRHISFLTKERNILLELKEMLPKDCLIEEIEGYIHLSFDLEKMSVNDVLKTIIDTYTIEDIKIEENSLESIVKKIYENKQI
- a CDS encoding ABC transporter permease gives rise to the protein MKINKYKKYLAFSKAGILDGFAYKFSALGWLLGDLVSIIILFYLWQAIYQNSPTETINGMTFKDMIAYLIFARVSTTLIFSSSSFWNIGFDIYEGNIAISLIRPINYRYRLLASSFGNFLSTAILMFIPLFIVSIVILNLSLGIGFPELAHLLLFLVSVVLSFVIVDSMNFLIGEISIFTNALFGLMIIKNIILSFFSGSLLPSSFFPDWLNAVLRFLPFQSMVEKPIMILLGRLEYMDILMTLLIQLMWVVILSVLCNFSFNRLKKHVVSVGG